A single genomic interval of Symphalangus syndactylus isolate Jambi chromosome 18, NHGRI_mSymSyn1-v2.1_pri, whole genome shotgun sequence harbors:
- the LOC134733507 gene encoding uncharacterized protein, which yields MKRPASRRWGEGFLLVLTSGSTALDGGGRCGAAETFSKISRSLCPAESAPSSSERSFSSLPKCSAPAHHPSAQHRGRSGCGQGGQGPRAPACFPPMAAGGQERGAVAQSTRRGTRSAGARTAQAAAEAAGLPREWSAQELAGVGEVRGRRSPTSRNRPAVSRLGTRVLLPPGDSDRDLEVAARDARESRAVNQPESHSNRREFRSGKKGGELLPAFPSTPSLRMHLPWAGDQLSPPFCSY from the coding sequence ATGAAGCGGCCAGCCTCGCGGCGCTGGGGAGAAGGTTTCCTCCTTGTCCTCACTTCTGGGTCAACAGCCTTAGATGGGGGCGGGCGGTGCGGAGCTGCCGAAACCTTCTCGAAGATCTCAAGGAGTCTCTGTCCCGCAGAATCAGCACCATCCTCCTCGGAGCGCAGCTTTTCTTCCCTGCCCAAGTGCAGTGCACCCGCGCACCACCCAAGTGCCCAGCATCGAGGGCGCAGCGGCTGCGGCCAGGGCGGCCAGGGCCCTCGAGCGCCCGCCTGTTTTCCCCCGATGGCCGCAGGGGGGCAGGAGAGAGGAGCCGTGGCGCAGAGCACGCGGAGAGGGACCCGGAGCGCGGGAGCCAGGACTGCGCAGGCAGCGGCGGAGGCCGCGGGGCTCCCCAGAGAGTGGAGTGCCCAAGAATTGGCCGGGGTGGGAGAGGTCCGCGGGAGACGATCCCCGACCTCCAGGAACAGGCCTGCGGTGAGCCGCCTTGGCACCCGGGTTCTGCTGCCCCCAGGCGACTCGGATCGAGACCTGGAAGTGGCCGCAAGGGACGCGAGGGAGAGCAGAGCTGTGAACCAGCCAGAAAGTCACTCCAACCGCAGGGAATTCCGCTCCGGGAAGAAAGGGGGCGAGCTTCTCCCTGCgttcccctccacccccagcctccGAATGCACCTTCCCTGGGCTGGCGACCAGCTGTCACCCCCATTTTGCAGCTACTGA